A portion of the Acetonema longum DSM 6540 genome contains these proteins:
- a CDS encoding spore coat protein, with amino-acid sequence MTVLDKMNFQTSQVFHSMFDKETPNYLEAASLFAIIAQGRHTAAVLSVLYNQARDPGLRKLIKQAIEDQNRPLIERCEKLLQDGGGKLPRFRLSPRELKSESGEYPPEVTLTDEEILISLASMAKAAQMAILGAMQQCYQPNMARVFHDALDSGLDFGYRLMQYALDRGMLPHLEKIEH; translated from the coding sequence ATGACGGTACTAGACAAGATGAATTTTCAAACCAGTCAGGTTTTCCATTCTATGTTTGATAAAGAAACCCCGAATTATCTGGAAGCAGCCAGTCTGTTTGCGATTATTGCCCAGGGCCGGCATACTGCGGCGGTACTCAGCGTACTGTACAACCAGGCGCGGGATCCAGGCCTCAGAAAATTGATCAAACAAGCTATCGAAGATCAAAATCGTCCCCTGATAGAGCGCTGCGAGAAACTATTGCAAGACGGCGGCGGCAAACTTCCCCGGTTTCGTCTGTCCCCCCGGGAGCTAAAAAGTGAATCTGGCGAATATCCGCCGGAAGTGACTCTGACCGACGAAGAGATTCTGATCAGTCTGGCCTCTATGGCAAAAGCCGCGCAAATGGCCATCCTTGGCGCTATGCAGCAATGCTATCAGCCCAACATGGCCAGAGTATTCCATGATGCGCTGGACTCCGGCTTAGACTTTGGCTACCGTCTGATGCAGTACGCTCTGGACCGGGGGATGTTACCGCATCTGGAAAAAATAGAACATTAG